In Zygosaccharomyces rouxii strain CBS732 chromosome F complete sequence, a single window of DNA contains:
- the TAF2 gene encoding transcription initiation factor TFIID subunit TAF2 (similar to uniprot|P23255 Saccharomyces cerevisiae YCR042C TAF2 TFIID subunit (150 kDa) involved in RNA polymerase II transcription initiation): MSFPKAATPRSSQVTPLLSEPQPFRNFKIAHQRLSLDVDLSCHNVKGIADIILIPLVQNLAYITLDCKGIKVKDVLVENRRCDNYIHDDPFRSYAQRYTQSGKDPLYQFNSVEQSHFLRAKFADLNEHPEDRTKSQLIIKIPSSIKISLQDANSLTNYTPITPSIKGTPASQDAVFSPISIKIEYELSNPTTGLRFDTVAENQPHLWNAYTTNAELAATASSWMPCVNMLDEKCTWEIEISVPRKVRDIGTSKVIGQLELDGKKKKTEKQVHEADDTGKEEETHREEQPKENTDGQDSTTEQADTKQDNKEQKDSHHDEDEEDDYDIAEEDESNPLNRDIQVCCSEFSTMKEGAHPTDMSKRLFSFQIFNPVAPHHIGWAVGAFDVWALPSLQSREDALDEDPDENYEAKKASQADNNDIIDDIENNDVIPIRIYTLPTQDVDEKTVLNTTIVCQKIMDFYAKEFGSYPFTSYSILFLPTLVCSTMDFASLTLCNTRLLYPPEVIDSMLPTTNELAWSLAVQWAAVNITPMEINDIWCCLGMAGYMVFQFLRKILGNNEFKYRLKMNSEAIVEQDWEKPPIGATFTTASMPISRTSKDLEFIKLKAPMVLYILDRRMTKTERSFGMSRILPKIFLQAMSGDLPNNSLSSSHFQYVCERVNKNKLESFFQQWIYGSGVPIFRVTQRFNKKRMMVEMGIRQCQDQELSQDKIVGKEGFCSSALNHLQHPVRAMTPFFTGSMTIRIHEADGTPYEHIVELKDVFTKLDIQYNTKYRRLRNRKINVGRPSNKAASPDLEEDLEFQEEKIDNSAIQRLGTVLSSPKDCKDWDLTDAIVTTDGNEAQRQNEAFEWIRIDSDFEWICKIYVNQPDYMFTSQLQQDSDVEAQVESIKYFEDVIIHSPNNSQIYSSILTRTAMDKRYFYGVRLEACKALARYTMKDHDPAHFTGGAMHLIKIFQNLFCYEGSSIPLNNDFTSFQEYFLQKNIPKFLALVRNERNECPHFVKQFVLDILTYNENSENLYDDTHYLCSLIEAAVDCCISNKKDQEFLNKVLDQLHRYANLDDWMPTYQLLVRRKLMAEKLKLNTEGLYKFDDLNEVLEQTLCEISLTLDNGIPRYREGLQDITLLAFKILLLEGGLKNKEALKYFFLALCYTPDVYVKEKLVDVFVTSLNFVATEGLQLKLDDDLNSIAKQINPESLSIDDTNEDTVLITENPESEINERRQQKMRSSIRGLLTLLKKQFRDYQPLKTILWSVLHVPVTSLYQKKRLFDITRIMYSLIDSFNVVLPIPRDKRLVARCLGDNKVVIKREALLKVHLPPKIKLVSKPSITMNAKSASASAAAPAAAPVAPASPAPPAPPVQPTLPVQPVQPVQPPPANKVKINLTKASAKSKKSEKPEKPEKPESTTTRKSKQTKGNVDKIGLLPLRFARISTAKKRVDISSAPFSQNVQILKANSRSFTLKLKIPKKEDQLEQPQPPEGQ, translated from the coding sequence ATGTCTTTCCCCAAGGCTGCAACTCCTAGAAGTAGCCAGGTGACGCCTCTTCTATCGGAACCCCAGCCCTTCCgcaattttaaaattgcCCATCAGCGACTGTCATTAGATGTTGACCTTTCCTGTCATAATGTTAAGGGAATTGCAGATATCATCCTGATACCGTTAGTTCAAAACTTAGCGTATATTACATTGGACTGTAAAGGAATTAAGGTTAAAGACGTATTGGTGGAAAATCGAAGGTGTGACAACTACATACATGATGATCCTTTTAGAAGTTATGCACAACGATACACGCAATCTGGAAAAGATCCGCTGtaccaattcaattctgtGGAACAATCCCATTTTTTAAGAGCAAAATTCGCAGATTTAAACGAACATCCTGAGGATCGTACTAAATCGCAGCTTATTATAAAGATTCCCTCATCTATCAAGATATCATTACAGGATGCCAATTCCTTGACTAATTACACTCCTATTACTCCTTCAATTAAGGGCACACCAGCTTCTCAAGATGCAGTATTCTCCCCAATAAGTATAAAGATTGAGTATGAATTAAGCAATCCTACGACAGGTCTTCGGTTCGACACAGTTGCAGAAAACCAACCCCATCTGTGGAATGCATATACAACGAACGCTGAGCTTGCAGCTACTGCATCATCTTGGATGCCATGTGTCAATATGCTTGATGAAAAGTGCACTtgggaaattgaaattagcGTTCCAAGGAAAGTTAGAGATATTGGTACTTCGAAAGTTATTGGGCAGTTAGAACTTGatggaaagaaaaagaagacaGAGAAACAAGTACATGAGGCGGATGATACGGgcaaggaagaagaaactcATCGGGAGGAACAGCCTAAGGAAAATACTGATGGTCAGGATTCCACTACAGAACAGGCGGATACAAAACAGGATAATAAGGAGCAAAAGGATTCCCACcacgatgaagatgaagaagatgattaTGATATCGCGGAAGAGGACGAGAGTAATCCGCTTAACAGAGATATTCAGGTGTGTTGTTCCGAATTCTCTACCATGAAAGAAGGTGCTCACCCCACAGATATGTCCAAACGTCTGTTCTCCTTCCAGATATTTAACCCAGTGGCTCCTCATCATATCGGCTGGGCCGTGGGAGCCTTCGATGTATGGGCTCTTCCTTCTCTACAATCTAGAGAAGACGCATTGGATGAAGATCCAGATGAAAATTACGAAGCAAAAAAAGCCAGTCAAGCAGATAACAATGATATTATTGATGATATCGAAAATAATGATGTTATTCCAATAAGGATTTACACGTTACCTACACAAGACGTGGATGAGAAGACAGTTTTGAACACTACAATAGTCTGTCAAAAGATTATGGATTTTTATGCCAAGGAATTTGGTTCTTATCCATTCACTTCCTATTCGATTTTATTTCTCCCCACATTAGTCTGCTCCACAATGGATTTTGCAAGCTTGACGCTTTGTAACACAAGGTTATTGTATCCACCGGAAGTTATAGACTCTATGCTGCCGACAACAAATGAATTGGCTTGGTCTCTAGCAGTCCAGTGGGCGGCAGTGAATATCACACCAATGGAAATAAATGATATATGGTGCTGTTTAGGAATGGCAGGTTACATGgtattccaatttttgagaaaaatTCTGGGGAACaatgaattcaaatatCGACTAAAAATGAACAGTGAAGCAATCGTTGAACAGGATTGGGAAAAGCCACCTATTGGGGCTACATTCACCACTGCTTCAATGCCCATTTCGAGAACGAGCAAAGATCTGGAGTTCATCAAGCTAAAAGCCCCCATGGTATTATACATTTTGGATCGCAGAATGACAAAAACGGAGCGTTCTTTCGGAATGTCACGTATTCTCCCTAAGATATTCTTACAGGCTATGTCTGGAGACCTGCCGAATAACTCACTTTCATCGTCACATTTTCAGTACGTGTGTGAACGTGtaaataaaaacaaattgGAAAGCTTCTTCCAACAATGGATCTATGGTTCTGGTGTTCCAATCTTTAGAGTAACGCAAAGATTCAATAAAAAAAGGATGATGGTTGAAATGGGTATTAGGCAATGTCAGGACCAAGAACTGTCACAAGATAAAATTGTGGGTAAAGAAGGCTTCTGTTCAAGTGCATTGAATCACTTACAACATCCCGTCAGAGCAATGACGCCATTTTTTACTGGTTCCATGACTATAAGAATCCACGAAGCAGATGGTACACCTTATGAACACATAGTAGAGTTAAAGGACGTTTTCACCAAACTCGATATCCAGTACAACACAAAGTACAGAAGATTGAGAAATAGAAAGATAAATGTGGGGAGACCTTCTAATAAAGCTGCTTCTCCggatttggaagaagatttggagttccaagaagaaaaaattgataacaGCGCTATTCAGAGATTAGGAACTGTTTTGAGTAGTCCAAAGGACTGTAAAGATTGGGACCTGACGGACGCTATTGTTACTACGGATGGAAATGAAGCACAAAGGCAGAATGAGGCATTTGAATGGATAAGAATAGATTCTGATTTCGAATGGATTTGTAAAATCTATGTGAACCAACCTGATTATATGTTCACTTCACAGCTACAGCAGGATAGCGATGTGGAGGCTCAAGTCGAGAGTATCAagtattttgaagatgttaTCATTCATTCTCCGAATAATTCTCAAATATACTCCTCCATTTTAACTAGAACCGCCATGGATAAAAGATACTTCTACGGTGTAAGATTGGAGGCCTGTAAAGCCCTGGCTAGGTATACAATGAAAGACCACGACCCAGCCCATTTTACGGGAGGTGCAATGCACCTTATCAagattttccaaaatttgttcTGTTACGAAGGATCCAGTATTCCATTGAATAATGATTTTACGAGTTTCCAAGAATATTTCTTGCAAAAAAATATCCCCAAATTTTTGGCCTTAGTTAGAAACGAGAGAAATGAGTGCCCACATTTTGTCAAACAATTTGTTTTGGATATCCTCACTTACAATGAAAATTCAGAAAATCTTTATGATGACACGCATTACCTATGCAGTTTGATAGAGGCTGCAGTTGACTGCTGTATCAGCAATAAAAAGGaccaagaatttttaaataaGGTACTGGATCAACTACACAGGTATGCCAATCTAGATGATTGGATGCCCACTTACCAGCTGCTTGTCAGAAGAAAGCTAATGGCAGAGAAGTTGAAACTCAACACTGAAGGATTATacaaatttgatgatttaaATGAGGTCTTAGAGCAGACCCTATGTGAGATAAGCTTGACCTTAGACAATGGTATTCCAAGATATAGAGAAGGCCTTCAAGATATTACTCTGCTGGCATTTAAGATACTTTTGTTAGAAGGTGGGTTGAAGAACAAGGAGGCTCTGAAGTATTTTTTCTTAGCTCTCTGTTATACGCCAGATGTGTATGTCAAGGAAAAGTTGGTGGATGTGTTCGTTACTAGTTTGAATTTCGTTGCCACCGAAGGCTTGCAGCTAAAATTGGATGATGACCTCAACTCTATAGCAAAACAAATCAATCCCGAGAGCCTCTCCATAGATGATACAAATGAGGATACTGTTCTCATTACTGAGAATCCTGAATCTGAAATTAATGAGCGCAGACAACAGAAGATGAGGTCAAGTATTAGAGGATTGCTCactttgttgaaaaaacaaTTCAGAGACTATCAACCTCTGAAGACTATTTTGTGGAGTGTTTTGCACGTTCCGGTAACGAGTCTCTACCAGAAGAAAAGGTTGTTTGACATTACAAGAATCATGTATTCATTGATCGATAGCTTTAATGTCGTTTTGCCTATTCCAAGAGATAAGCGGCTTGTTGCCCGCTGTTTGGGTGATAACAAGGTGGTCATCAAGAGGGAAGCTCTTCTAAAGGTTCATTTACCCCCAAAAATAAAACTGGTCTCCAAGCCAAGCATTACAATGAATGCTAAATCAGCATCGGCTTCAGCCGCAGCGCCGGCAGCCGCGCCAGTCGCTCCGGcatcaccagcaccaccagcaccaccagtGCAACCGACACTACCAGTACAACCAGTGCAACCAGTTCAACCACCACCTGCTAACAAAGTTAAGATTAATCTGACAAAAGCATCTGCTAAATCTAAAAAGTCTGAAAAACCTGAAAAACCTGAAAAGCCCGAAAGTACCACTACCCGTAAGTCCAAACAGACCAAGGGTAATGTTGATAAAATAGGACTTTTACCATTGAGATTCGCTAGAATTTCAACAGCTAAAAAAAGAGTCGATATCTCGTCTGCTCCATTTAGTCAAAACGtacaaattttgaaagctAATAGTAGATCTTTCactttaaaattaaaaatacCAAAAAAGGAAGATCAACTAGAACAGCCTCAGCCGCCAGAAGGACAATAG
- the GOR1 gene encoding glyoxylate reductase (similar to uniprot|P53839 Saccharomyces cerevisiae YNL274C Putative hydroxyisocaproate dehydrogenase), with protein sequence MILKPLVLRLGPVGFAKEAWKSLERVANVVTLNEDATRESFLKELRDPNGKFSKVRVIARTFDSVAQTGKFDREIAEALPSSVVGVCHLGAGYDQVDTTPLKERHIQVTHVPGVVNNATADTHVFLLLGALRNFNAGIKSLEKGDWPSKGHAAGAEWGHDPEGHVVGVLGLGGIGGTIVDRLKPFGFKKFIYHNRRRIAPELEKGCEYVSFDELLKQADIISINIPLNPNTRHTINAEAFSKMKDGVIIVNTARGGVIDEKALIEALKSGKVSNFAADVFEHEPEVPQELKEMPQVLAIPHMGTATVETAKHMEEFHVSNVESIIRTGKGRAVVPEVIDEPWLKDCKPLINAPL encoded by the coding sequence atgattttgaaaccaCTTGTGTTAAGATTAGGACCCGTCGGATTTGCCAAAGAAGCATGGAAATCCCTCGAAAGAGTAGCCAATGTCGTTACACTAAATGAAGATGCTACGCGTGAGAGCTTTCTCAAGGAATTGAGAGATCccaatggtaaattttctaaagtAAGAGTTATTGCAAGAACTTTTGATAGTGTTGCTCAAACCGGTAAATTTGATAGAGAAATTGCAGAAGCCCTGCCATCATCAGTGGTTGGTGTGTGCCATTTAGGTGCCGGTTATGATCAGGTTGATACTACACCACTTAAGGAGAGACATATCCAAGTGACACATGTCCCCGGTGTAGTTAACAATGCAACTGCTGATACTCATGTTTTCCTACTTTTGGGAGCGCTTCGTAATTTCAATGCTGGGATAAAGAGCTTAGAAAAGGGCGATTGGCCATCAAAGGGACATGCAGCAGGTGCTGAATGGGGTCATGACCCAGAGGGTCACGTCGTTGGTGTTTTGGgtcttggtggtattggtggAACCATCGTTGATAGGTTGAAACCATTTGGattcaaaaaattcatctacCACAACAGACGTAGAATAGCACCAGAGTTGGAGAAGGGTTGTGAATACGTTTCCTTCGATGAATTGTTAAAGCAAGCTGATATTATTTCAATTAATATTCCATTAAACCCAAATACGAGACACACGATAAATGCAGAGGCATTCTCAAAGATGAAGGATGGTGTCATTATTGTCAACACGGCTCGTGGTGGTGTTATTGACGAAAAGGCTTTGATTGAAGCGTTGAAATCAGGTAAAGTCAGTAACTTTGCAGCTGATGTGTTTGAACACGAGCCTGAGGTTCCgcaagaattgaaagaaatgcCACAAGTATTGGCGATACCTCATATGGGGACAGCAACTGTGGAAACCGCTAAGCACATGGAGGAATTCCATGTTAGCAACGTAGAATCCATCATTCGTACCGGTAAAGGTAGGGCTGTGGTTCCTGAAGTTATTGATGAACCATGGTTAAAAGATTGTAAACCACTGATCAACGCACCTCTCTAA
- a CDS encoding uncharacterized protein (similar to uniprot|Q03558 Saccharomyces cerevisiae YHR179W OYE2 Widely conserved NADPH oxidoreductase containing flavin mononucleotide (FMN) homologous to Oye3p with slight differences in ligand binding and catalytic properties may be involved in sterol metabolism) — MSSFDLRDPNIFNPIQVGHVRPLHRAVMPPLSRMSTIDSMPLQLESLPEYYGIKSQTPGTLVIVESTLLSPPNNGEVVKAWTPQEMEFWRQIFEQIHMNNSYVFVQLANWGSPADANDLAESFGRVSLNANGTDSGLQGTDPSNQEFVDQFVRDYVQAAQNCILAGADGVEIHHVNGSLLNQFLDPQSNTRADDYGGSIGNRARLTLRVVEALANTIGVERVGISFSPYASSSHFLSVAQYAYILGELERSSQDGNRLAYVHLEEPVSGSLPPEGQIGPNQGAGSLIYSIWRGPVIRAGNLSSYPTLHPEVLEDMAKNDRTLVSDGRFFLSTTLNRS, encoded by the coding sequence ATGTCGTCTTTCGATTTACGAGACCCGAATATCTTTAATCCCATTCAAGTAGGTCATGTTAGACCTTTGCATCGTGCTGTGATGCCACCTTTGTCAAGGATGAGTACCATTGATTCCATGCCCCTTCAGCTGGAATCGCTCCCAGAGTATTATGGCATTAAATCTCAGACACCAGGAACATTAGTCATTGTTGAGTCTACGTTGCTGTCACCCCCTAATAATGGCGAGGTCGTCAAAGCATGGACACCGCAAGAGATGGAATTCTGGAGACAAATATTCGAACAAATCCACATGAACAATTCCTACGtatttgttcaattggCTAATTGGGGCAGTCCTGCAGATGCTAACGATTTAGCTGAATCTTTTGGTAGAGTTTCTTTGAATGCAAATGGTACCGATAGTGGTCTTCAGGGGACTGATCCTTCTAACCAAGAATTTGTCGATCAGTTTGTGAGGGATTACGTGCAAGCGGCTCAGAATTGTATACTAGCTGGTGCTGATGGTGTTGAAATACATCATGTCAATGGCTCCcttttgaaccaattcctAGATCCTCAATCGAACACTAGGGCAGACGACTACGGCGGGTCCATCGGTAACAGGGCTAGGCTTACGCTACGGGTGGTAGAGGCGCTCGCGAATACTATCGGAGTTGAAAGAGTTGGTATATCTTTTTCGCCCTATGCCAGTTCGTCACATTTTCTTAGCGTGGCCCAATATGCATATATACTTGgggaattggaaagaagcTCTCAAGATGGTAATCGTTTGGCATACGTCCATTTAGAAGAACCGGTAAGCGGTTCACTACCACCAGAAGGTCAAATCGGACCCAACCAAGGTGCCGGCAGTCTTATATACTCGATATGGAGGGGTCCCGTGATCCGCGCGGGTAATTTATCTTCATATCCTACGTTGCATCCAGAAGTATTGGAAGATATGGCCAAAAATGACCGTACTTTGGTTTCTGATGGTAGGTTTTTCTTATCTACGACATTGAATCGTAGCTAA
- the BOR1 gene encoding Bor1p (highly similar to uniprot|P53838 Saccharomyces cerevisiae YNL275W), with translation MVDQDPEVLRSLHEETADDNSKMENTNDDEHRHVAREEEEETVRSKSRPRLRRHRYKFPPPGIGIWLDLKDRIPLYGSDWRDSWDYRVIPAVLDTYFSNLLPALAFAQDMFDRTDHAYGVNEVLLSSAMAGIVFGVLGGQPLCIVGVTGPISILNYTIYDIVKDWSSNYFGFMFWVCIWSMILHFVLVFSNAVALLQYVTTFPCDIFGLFINIVYIQKGIQVLTKQFDSKEHGKDVEGGFASVVVAIVMAIFGIMFKNFSITPLLNHPLRTFISDYATPLSVLFWSAFTHFGGYLNDVNFQKLPITKSFHPTSATRRDKSTWLAYESIATKDVFIALPFGIILTVLFYFDHNVSSLMAQRHEYKLKKPATFHYDFLLLGITTGVAGVLGIPAPNGLIPQAPLHTEALLVHDIDGNIVRCVEQRFTNTVQGLMMIGTMTRPLLICLGQIPQAVLSGLFFIMGVNGLTGNVILRRVLWLFTEQRLKDTTSLLQKVKNRWLIFFLCFSLAGFAGEFAITNTIAAILFPIVLLLTVIIRFTFPFLFPNDQLSLLDQSVAQEFTLKNLLWDTLCVAEDVDSSSESDSTTSHRSPEETV, from the coding sequence ATGGTAGATCAAGACCCTGAGGTACTTCGGAGTTTGCATGAGGAGACAGCTGATGAtaattcaaagatggaaaacacaaatgatgatgaacatAGGCATGTGGctagagaagaagaagaggagaCGGTAAGAAGTAAATCACGTCCCCGTCTCCGTCGTCATCGTTACAAATTTCCGCCTCCAGGAATTGGCATATGGTTAGACCTTAAGGACAGAATACCGCTATATGGATCAGATTGGAGGGATTCTTGGGACTACAGAGTCATACCTGCGGTGCTGGACACCTATTTCAGTAATCTCTTACCTGCCCTGGCGTTCGCACAAGATATGTTTGATCGAACTGATCATGCCTATGGCGTTAATGAAGTGTTGCTATCGAGTGCAATGGCAGGCATTGTCTTTGGTGTATTAGGCGGACAACCACTTTGTATAGTTGGTGTCACTGGTCCTATTTCCATTTTAAACTATACGATCTACGATATTGTTAAGGATTGGAGCTCAAATTACTTTGGATTCATGTTTTGGGTTTGTATATGGTCTATGATACTGCATTTCGTTCTAGTGTTTAGCAATGCGGTTGCGCTATTGCAATATGTCACTACGTTTCCCTGTGATATTTTTGgactcttcatcaacataGTTTACATTCAAAAAGGTATTCAAGTTTTAACAAAACAATTCGATAGTAAGGAACACGGTAAAGATGTAGAAGGTGGTTTTGCCAGTGTTGTAGTGGCCATTGTCATGGCAATATTTGGTATTATgttcaagaatttctctATAACGCCTCTTCTCAACCATCCCCTAAGAACTTTCATCTCAGATTATGCAACACCGTTGTCAGTCTTATTTTGGTCAGCTTTTACGCATTTTGGTGGTTACTTGAACGATGtgaatttccaaaaattaCCCATTACTAAATCTTTCCATCCCACTTCAGCCACAAGAAGAGACAAATCTACGTGGTTGGCGTACGAATCAATTGCTACAAAGGATGTATTTATTGCCCTACCTTTTGGCATTATCCTTACCgttttattttatttcgATCACAATGTTTCCTCCTTAATGGCTCAGAGACATGAGTATAAGTTGAAGAAACCTGCAACTTTCCACTATGACTTTCTACTGTTAGGGATTACTACAGGTGTTGCAGGTGTCCTTGGTATACCTGCGCCCAATGGATTAATTCCACAGGCACCATTACACACAGAAGCCCTATTAGTACACGATATAGACGGCAATATTGTGCGTTGTGTCGAACAAAGGTTCACCAATACTGTTCAGGGTTTAATGATGATAGGAACCATGACCAGACCACTACTGATATGTTTAGGACAGATACCGCAGGCAGTTCTTTCCGGactttttttcattatggGTGTGAATGGATTAACGGGTAACGTAATTTTAAGAAGAGTGCTGTGGCTATTCACAGAGCAGAGACTCAAGGACACTACCTCTTTACTAcagaaggtgaaaaacAGATGGTTGatatttttcctttgtttCAGTCTTGCAGGGTTTGCAGGCGAGTTCGCCATAACGAACACTATTGCAGCTATTCTTTTCCCCATTGTTCTTTTACTCACGGTTATTATCCGTTTTACGTTCCCATTCCTTTTCCCCAATGATCAACTGTCATTGCTAGACCAAAGCGTAGCTCAAGAGTTtactttgaagaatctgCTCTGGGATACCCTGTGTGTTGCAGAAGACGTGGATTCTAGCAGCGAAAGTGATTCTACCACTAGCCATAGAAGCCCAGAAGAGACGGTCTGA
- a CDS encoding uncharacterized protein (similar to uniprot|P25361 Saccharomyces cerevisiae YCR043C Hypothetical ORF) gives MIPPPTDAALIHEHAYQDTGDLSYVLHLDTFTDAGGYKPILKYGLGFFNYHLAHDDEIYEKSWLEMLHFHIRERFLFYAFIFLILGLVWSIILMIQVNHAGQFAFGKKKTLKKQEDLEFHHIKV, from the coding sequence ATGATTCCACCCCCAACTGATGCTGCGTTAATTCATGAGCACGCATACCAGGATACAGGCGACCTAAGCTATGTACTCCATCTGGACACATTTACAGACGCTGGTGGATACaaaccaattttgaaatatggGTTAGGGTTCTTTAACTACCATTTGGCACacgatgatgaaatatATGAGAAATCGTGGCTTGAGATGCTTCACTTTCACATCCGTGAACGCTTCTTATTCTATGCATTtatctttttgattttagGCCTTGTTTGGTCTATTATTCTCATGATACAAGTTAACCACGCGGGCCAATTTGCATTtgggaagaagaagacgtTGAAGAAGCAGGAGGACCTGGAGTTCCATCACATTAAAGTATAG
- the SLP1 gene encoding Slp1p (similar to uniprot|Q12232 Saccharomyces cerevisiae YOR154W Hypothetical ORF) codes for MWLLWNFLVILAYSGILICCEDNYSASSSVIVNETQSSGSSCQSPKSLNEDFSTLSSKIGWETPSTSKNVTLSSSSRGGSKSFSSNNDRTSMLMQQQAVKSFGPNAADLKQGTDTSNQTFLSFNEWRLAKINQEVIQEQQRSKAKEQMESLESEPLGDDMEIELSVFSTTDAIKDKQESEPEGKVYNHKFNFASLDCAATIVKTNSEASGATSILTENKDKYLLNPCSAPNKFIIIELCQDILVEEVALANFEFFSSTFSRIRLSVSDLYPVAKNGWRVLGEFDAENSRNLQSFPIQNPQIWARYLRIEILTHHDKEFYCPVSLVRVHGKTMMDEFKMENTQELPSNQENSQEVEEPEDDTSEQCINEIIEKCNSWPSIDPDNITYLPDLPETFSNCQSKLVPLKFEEFLKELNRSHCLPKNKNNSSTFSPSPAFSTEESIFKNIMKRLTTLESNANLTVLYIEEQSKLLAESFEQMERTQFFNFDNLVSIFNQTIMENLNVLRVFANQLKDQSIRILEEQKLNNDQFTTQNTIKLANLEKELRIQQRFAYTITTGLIAVMVYFIFHRESYLDNHKKSISTDTQAVEENKEIVDSI; via the coding sequence ATGTGGTTactttggaatttcttggTGATCCTGGCATATAGTGGGATCTTAATTTGCTGTGAAGACAATTATAGTGCCTCATCATCGGTAATTGTGAATGAGACTCAGTCTAGTGGAAGTTCATGTCAGTCaccaaaatctttaaacGAGGATTTTAGTACTTTGagctcaaaaattggttggGAAACGCCTTCCACATCCAAAAATGTTACATTATCCAGCTCTAGTAGAGGCGGTAGTAAGAGTTTTAGCAGTAATAATGACAGAACTTCTATGCTTATGCAACAACAAGCTGTCAAGTCATTTGGCCCTAATGCAGCAGATTTAAAACAAGGAACTGATACGTCCAATCAGACCTTTCTTTCGTTCAACGAATGGAGATTAGCAAAGATAAATCAAGAAGTTatacaagaacaacaaaGATCGAAGGCTAAGGAACAAATGGAGTCGCTCGAGTCAGAACCGCTTGGAGATGATATGGAAATTGAACTTTCTGTTTTTTCTACGACTGATGCTATTAAAGACAAACAGGAATCTGAACCAGAAGGAAAAGTTTACAATCATAAATTCAACTTTGCATCTCTGGACTGTGCCGCTACTATTGTTAAGACAAACTCAGAGGCTTCTGGAGCTACTTCGATTCTTACCGAGAATAAAGATAAGTATCTGTTGAACCCCTGTTCGGCTCCTAACAAATTCATAATTATTGAGTTGTGTCAAGATATTTTAGTGGAAGAAGTTGCTCTTGCCAATTTCGAATTTTTCTCGTCGACATTCAGTAGAATTAGGCTTTCAGTATCAGATTTGTATCCGGTGGCTAAAAATGGTTGGAGAGTACTTGGTGAATTTGACGCGgagaattcaagaaatttacaaagtTTCCCAATACAAAATCCCCAGATTTGGGCTAGATATTTAAGAATTGAAATACTTACTCACCATGATAAGGAATTTTACTGTCCCGTGTCTCTAGTAAGAGTTCATGGTAAGACAATGATGGACGAGTTTAAGATGGAAAATACTCAGGAATTACCTTCTAACCAAGAAAATTCacaagaagtggaagaacCCGAGGATGATACTAGTGAGCAATGCATAAATGAGATTATAGAAAAATGTAACTCATGGCCTTCGATTGATCCTGACAATATTACTTATCTGCCTGATTTACCAGAAACTTTCTCAAATTGTCAATCGAAATTGGTTCCACTCAagtttgaagaatttttgaaagaattaaacAGGTCTCATTGTTTGCCtaagaataagaataaCAGTTCAACTTTCTCTCCATCGCCAGCTTTTTCCACAGAGGAATCTATATTTAAAAACATCATGAAACGTTTAACCACGTTAGAGAGTAATGCAAATTTGACTGTACTATacattgaagaacaaagcAAACTACTGGCTGAATCCTTTGAACAGATGGAAAGAactcaattttttaactTCGACAATTTGGTAtccattttcaatcaaACAAtaatggaaaatttaaacGTACTGAGGGTTTTCGcaaatcaattgaaggaCCAATCAATACGAATACTGGAAGAACAAAAACTTAATAACGATCAATTCACCACACAAAATACCATTAAACTTGCGAACCTAGAGAAAGAACTACGAATACAACAAAGATTTGCATACACCATTACCACTGGATTAATTGCCGTGATGgtatattttatttttcatAGAGAATCATATCTGGATAACCATAAAAAGTCAATTAGTACCGATACTCAAGCTGTAGAAGAAAACAAGGAGATTGTAGATAGTATCTAG